In a genomic window of Glycine max cultivar Williams 82 chromosome 13, Glycine_max_v4.0, whole genome shotgun sequence:
- the LOC100800131 gene encoding RINT1-like protein MAG2L isoform X1, translating into MEPPPSHPLPRLPSTADLTPQHAAFLDQHFRTKRDLSRESSNLPLSSSLWQQCSELESRLLQYLTKRTISWISRSFSVRSSLQQLSLALQSLSLCTSPQGIGSKRFRWVLSEEIPRLANEMNRIESLRCYLETAVQLEALVGDLEDAALFVIACHTGNMFSSKLLISPISEDAATKHDKLLQAIKAMSDIEEVLVGVVKFHPQWHCLLKSVDTRVDKILSALRPQALADHRALLISLGWPPKLISLKNGSDHITSLPNPLILMQEDKRRNYSQSFIALCALQHLQNRREERQLNSNLIKRDTQNIQLWAIDELVSPIASRMECHFTKWSEQPEYMFALAYKVTRDFISGIDDVLQPLIDKARLISCSAKDAWVSAMVQMLSGFLEKKVFRFLTERYKVKHLKPDVSSSWLHLVDLIIAFDKKMQSLLNLDTCFLAVPGSFEGLSRGVSVLSIFCNRPDWLKVWAKIEFKNAWKKLKPELIEEKAWITSKKCISGIDTEQEFLLLTVEDLKAPPIAEFFLKIIWEMIERCQTMPSSLSHAQFIRFTAGRFLWYFFKQLLFRFKATELCIDSSDDVAIVRVCGLINAARYIWIKLQEWSDVADFLEMKIVENDSSKPTQDDTMDNDCFFDEEIRSLSEMETNWLMEIIAVVLRQFEMLSWKYVQNNDSFEDDQDYTNPVEDVDLVVSNDFVEALDALDSWLHTVKISLNKKDFLDLWRSIAEGLDHYISCSIVRSENWFSKMGVYQFEADMQALIFIFQPYCARPQAFFPCINEILKLLKLKKEEVKLMQTFLSNNQNGSECLHLYGIYHLSVNQILQVLRYKIWVG; encoded by the exons ATGGAGCCACctccttctcatcctcttcCCCGTTTGCCAAGCACCGCTGACCTCACGCCCCAACATGCGGCGTTTCTGGATCAGCACTTCCGAACCAAACGCGACCTATCTCGCGAATCTTCTAATCTCCCTCTCTCCTCCTCGCTCTGGCAACAGTGCTCCGAACTTGAGTCCCGCCTCCTCCAATATCTCACGAAACGCACCATTTCGTGGATCTCTCGCTCCTTCAGCGTCAGATCCTCGCTTCAGCAACTCTCCCTCGCACTCCAAAGTCTCTCCCTCTGCACTTCTCCac agGGGATTGGTTCGAAGAGGTTTCGGTGGGTGTTGAGTGAGGAGATTCCTCGATTGGCCAACGAAATGAACCGAATTGAGTCTCTTCGGTGTTATCTTG AGACTGCTGTACAGTTGGAAGCTCTGGTTGGGGATCTTGAAGATGCTGCTCTCTTTGTTATTGCTTGCCACACAGGGAATATGTTTTCGTCGAAGCTCTTGATTTCACCCATCTCTGAA GATGCTGCAACAAAACATGACAAGTTGCTTCAGGCCATAAAAGCCATGAGTGATATTGAAGAAGTATTGGTCGGTGTTGTGAAATTCCATCCTCAGTGGCATTGTCTTCTGAAGTCTGTTGACACTAGAGTAGATAAAATCTTATCTGCTCTCCGGCCACAAGCTCTTGCAGATCATCGGGCTCTTCTGATCTCTCTTGGGTGGCCACCAAAACTGATTTCATTGAAAAATGGAAGTGATCATATCACAAGCCTACCTAATCCATTAATTCTTATGCAAGAAGATAAGAGAAGAAATTACTCTCAAAGTTTTATAGCTCTTTGTGCTTTGCAGCATCTGCAAAATAGAAGGGAAGAAAGACAGCTTAATAGTAATCTTATAAAAAGAGACACGCAGAATATACAGCTTTGGGCCATTGATGAATTAGTGTCTCCTATTGCGTCAAGGATGGAATGCCATTTCACCAAATGGTCCGAGCAGCCAGAATATATGTTTGCTTTGGCGTATAAAGTTACCAGAGATTTTATTTCAGGAATAGATGATGTCTTGCAGCCTCTTATTGACAAGGCCAGGCTTATCAGTTGTAGTGCAAAGGATGCTTGGGTCTCTGCAATGGTCCAAATGCTTTCTGGCTTTCTAGAAAAGAAAGTTTTTCGGTTTCTCACTGAAAGATACAAAGTAAAGCATTTGAAGCCTGATGTATCGTCTTCATGGCTTCACCTTGTGGATCTTATCATTGCATTTGACAAAAAGATGCAATCCCTTCTCAATCTGGATACTTGTTTTTTGGCAGTTCCTGGGAGTTTTGAAGGGCTCTCAAGAGGCGTCTCAGTTCtatcaatattttgtaataGGCCTGATTGGCTGAAGGTCTGGGCAAAAATAGAGTTCAAAAATGCATGGAAGAAACTTAAACCTGAACTGATAGAGGAGAAAGCGTGGATTACTTCTAAGAAATGTATATCTGGGATTGACACTGAGCAGGAGTTTCTGCTATTGACTGTTGAGGATCTCAAAGCTCCACCTATTGCAgagttttttcttaaaattatttgggAAATGATTGAACGCTGCCAAACTATGCCATCCAGTTTATCACATGCACAATTTATTAGATTTACTGCAGGAAGATTCCTCTGGTATTTCTTTAAGCAATTACTTTTTCGGTTCAAGGCAACTGAATTGTGCATTGATAGTTCTGATGATGTTGCCATAGTTAGAGTGTGTGGATTAATAAATGCTGCCAGATATATTTGGATTAAATTGCAAGAATGGAGTGATGTTGCGGACTTTTTGGAGATGAAAATTGTTGAAAATGATTCTAGCAAGCCCACACAAGATGATACAATGGATAATGACTGTTTTTTTGACGAAGAAATAAGAAGCTTGTCTGAAATGGAAACCAACTGGCTTATGGAAATTATAGCAGTTGTTCTTCGACAGTTTGAAATGCTATCTTGGAAGTATGTTCAAAACAATGATAGTTTTGAGGATGACCAAGATTATACAAATCCAGTAGAGGATGTTGATTTAGTAGTCTCCAATGATTTTGTTGAAGCTTTAGATGCTTTAGATAGTTGGCTTCATACTGTGAAGATAAGTCTCAATAAAAAGGATTTCTTGGATTTGTGGAGAAGCATTGCTGAGGGGCTAGATCATTACATTTCATGCAGCATCGTCAGAAGTGAGAATTGGTTCTCTAAGATGGGCGTCTATCAATTTGAAGCTGATATGCAAgcactaatttttatatttcagcCTTATTGTGCTCGCCCACAAGCATTTTTTCCTTGTATTAATGAGATTCTTAAGCTTTTGAAACTgaaaaaagaagaggtaaagctAATGCAAACATTTTTGTCCAACAATCAAAATGGATCAGAGTGTTTGCATCTTTATGGAATTTATCATCTATCAGTTaatcaaattcttcaagttcTTAGATACAAAATTTGGGTTGGTTGA
- the LOC100800131 gene encoding RINT1-like protein MAG2L isoform X2 — translation MFSSKLLISPISEDAATKHDKLLQAIKAMSDIEEVLVGVVKFHPQWHCLLKSVDTRVDKILSALRPQALADHRALLISLGWPPKLISLKNGSDHITSLPNPLILMQEDKRRNYSQSFIALCALQHLQNRREERQLNSNLIKRDTQNIQLWAIDELVSPIASRMECHFTKWSEQPEYMFALAYKVTRDFISGIDDVLQPLIDKARLISCSAKDAWVSAMVQMLSGFLEKKVFRFLTERYKVKHLKPDVSSSWLHLVDLIIAFDKKMQSLLNLDTCFLAVPGSFEGLSRGVSVLSIFCNRPDWLKVWAKIEFKNAWKKLKPELIEEKAWITSKKCISGIDTEQEFLLLTVEDLKAPPIAEFFLKIIWEMIERCQTMPSSLSHAQFIRFTAGRFLWYFFKQLLFRFKATELCIDSSDDVAIVRVCGLINAARYIWIKLQEWSDVADFLEMKIVENDSSKPTQDDTMDNDCFFDEEIRSLSEMETNWLMEIIAVVLRQFEMLSWKYVQNNDSFEDDQDYTNPVEDVDLVVSNDFVEALDALDSWLHTVKISLNKKDFLDLWRSIAEGLDHYISCSIVRSENWFSKMGVYQFEADMQALIFIFQPYCARPQAFFPCINEILKLLKLKKEEVKLMQTFLSNNQNGSECLHLYGIYHLSVNQILQVLRYKIWVG, via the exons ATGTTTTCGTCGAAGCTCTTGATTTCACCCATCTCTGAA GATGCTGCAACAAAACATGACAAGTTGCTTCAGGCCATAAAAGCCATGAGTGATATTGAAGAAGTATTGGTCGGTGTTGTGAAATTCCATCCTCAGTGGCATTGTCTTCTGAAGTCTGTTGACACTAGAGTAGATAAAATCTTATCTGCTCTCCGGCCACAAGCTCTTGCAGATCATCGGGCTCTTCTGATCTCTCTTGGGTGGCCACCAAAACTGATTTCATTGAAAAATGGAAGTGATCATATCACAAGCCTACCTAATCCATTAATTCTTATGCAAGAAGATAAGAGAAGAAATTACTCTCAAAGTTTTATAGCTCTTTGTGCTTTGCAGCATCTGCAAAATAGAAGGGAAGAAAGACAGCTTAATAGTAATCTTATAAAAAGAGACACGCAGAATATACAGCTTTGGGCCATTGATGAATTAGTGTCTCCTATTGCGTCAAGGATGGAATGCCATTTCACCAAATGGTCCGAGCAGCCAGAATATATGTTTGCTTTGGCGTATAAAGTTACCAGAGATTTTATTTCAGGAATAGATGATGTCTTGCAGCCTCTTATTGACAAGGCCAGGCTTATCAGTTGTAGTGCAAAGGATGCTTGGGTCTCTGCAATGGTCCAAATGCTTTCTGGCTTTCTAGAAAAGAAAGTTTTTCGGTTTCTCACTGAAAGATACAAAGTAAAGCATTTGAAGCCTGATGTATCGTCTTCATGGCTTCACCTTGTGGATCTTATCATTGCATTTGACAAAAAGATGCAATCCCTTCTCAATCTGGATACTTGTTTTTTGGCAGTTCCTGGGAGTTTTGAAGGGCTCTCAAGAGGCGTCTCAGTTCtatcaatattttgtaataGGCCTGATTGGCTGAAGGTCTGGGCAAAAATAGAGTTCAAAAATGCATGGAAGAAACTTAAACCTGAACTGATAGAGGAGAAAGCGTGGATTACTTCTAAGAAATGTATATCTGGGATTGACACTGAGCAGGAGTTTCTGCTATTGACTGTTGAGGATCTCAAAGCTCCACCTATTGCAgagttttttcttaaaattatttgggAAATGATTGAACGCTGCCAAACTATGCCATCCAGTTTATCACATGCACAATTTATTAGATTTACTGCAGGAAGATTCCTCTGGTATTTCTTTAAGCAATTACTTTTTCGGTTCAAGGCAACTGAATTGTGCATTGATAGTTCTGATGATGTTGCCATAGTTAGAGTGTGTGGATTAATAAATGCTGCCAGATATATTTGGATTAAATTGCAAGAATGGAGTGATGTTGCGGACTTTTTGGAGATGAAAATTGTTGAAAATGATTCTAGCAAGCCCACACAAGATGATACAATGGATAATGACTGTTTTTTTGACGAAGAAATAAGAAGCTTGTCTGAAATGGAAACCAACTGGCTTATGGAAATTATAGCAGTTGTTCTTCGACAGTTTGAAATGCTATCTTGGAAGTATGTTCAAAACAATGATAGTTTTGAGGATGACCAAGATTATACAAATCCAGTAGAGGATGTTGATTTAGTAGTCTCCAATGATTTTGTTGAAGCTTTAGATGCTTTAGATAGTTGGCTTCATACTGTGAAGATAAGTCTCAATAAAAAGGATTTCTTGGATTTGTGGAGAAGCATTGCTGAGGGGCTAGATCATTACATTTCATGCAGCATCGTCAGAAGTGAGAATTGGTTCTCTAAGATGGGCGTCTATCAATTTGAAGCTGATATGCAAgcactaatttttatatttcagcCTTATTGTGCTCGCCCACAAGCATTTTTTCCTTGTATTAATGAGATTCTTAAGCTTTTGAAACTgaaaaaagaagaggtaaagctAATGCAAACATTTTTGTCCAACAATCAAAATGGATCAGAGTGTTTGCATCTTTATGGAATTTATCATCTATCAGTTaatcaaattcttcaagttcTTAGATACAAAATTTGGGTTGGTTGA